One segment of Stenotrophomonas sp. SAU14A_NAIMI4_8 DNA contains the following:
- the ccsA gene encoding cytochrome c biogenesis protein CcsA, whose product MTIVLIAILLYLAASVLLVRALGRDEAMGSPTWLWPALPAMLLHGGYHVLVALRTSGGPDMHFFAALSLVGLGMAWLTSLVGARGRMSALGVVVFPLAALLLAVYHGYGHAPSKVLGWRLASHAWLALLAYATLSIAALLAIMLWLQERALRRREFRPWLRALPPLADLESLLFRVITVGFALLTLTLVTGVLFVDDLLAQKLVHKTVLSVLSWIVFGVLLVGRRRYGWRGVKAVHWTLSAMLLLLLAFFGSQFAIELVFGHTR is encoded by the coding sequence ATGACAATCGTTCTCATCGCGATCCTGCTGTACCTGGCCGCCAGCGTCCTGCTGGTGCGCGCGCTCGGCCGCGACGAGGCAATGGGCTCGCCCACCTGGCTGTGGCCGGCGCTGCCGGCCATGCTGCTGCACGGCGGTTACCACGTGCTGGTGGCGCTGCGCACCAGCGGCGGGCCGGACATGCATTTCTTCGCGGCGCTGTCGCTGGTCGGCCTGGGCATGGCCTGGCTGACGTCGCTGGTGGGCGCACGCGGGCGCATGTCGGCGCTGGGCGTGGTGGTGTTCCCGCTGGCCGCGCTGCTGCTGGCGGTTTACCACGGCTACGGCCACGCCCCCAGCAAGGTGCTGGGTTGGCGCCTGGCCAGCCACGCATGGCTGGCCCTGCTGGCCTACGCCACGCTGAGCATCGCCGCGCTGCTGGCCATCATGCTGTGGCTGCAGGAACGCGCCCTGCGCCGCCGCGAGTTCCGCCCGTGGCTGCGCGCCCTGCCGCCGCTGGCCGATCTGGAATCGCTGCTGTTCCGGGTCATCACCGTGGGTTTCGCGCTGCTGACCCTGACCCTGGTGACCGGCGTGCTGTTCGTGGACGACCTGCTGGCGCAGAAGCTGGTGCACAAGACCGTGCTCAGCGTGCTGTCGTGGATCGTGTTCGGCGTGCTGCTGGTCGGCCGCCGCCGCTACGGCTGGCGCGGGGTGAAGGCCGTGCACTGGACGCTGAGCGCGATGCTGTTGCTGCTGCTGGCGTTCTTCGGCAGCCAGTTCGCCATTGAACTGGTGTTCGGGCATACCCGATAA
- a CDS encoding tetratricopeptide repeat protein, translated as MEIWNWVEKLQEDLRQAGQAQNAHLLTRLADEVSELQVDRVDALLPEARALGKALDNPWVDVYVGHWALRNRVGNRVEGESALGEAVALFERAHRADTLDCPQSICVTQDLAACYGNIDGPGWVPERIEVCDETLARIDPSWACFQCLSCEKADALLDDGRGQDALDYLQAQADAIKARGKEVFDSFPEMQIKVLLATGRADEALVLIEQREAEVAAAGEYEPANCTVPRRLSRAWALAQLGRDEEALQQLVPWSELTPNTWRMWANTVAILCQRDPARNTWDLGTRFNTIIEHFARVGAHRLVIEMAALSLELALQRGARWVAQRQLRLARTHLAQLRQDRGAAEQVAALAARIDALPEAAPLPVAAAELLPWLEAQGQQNQSRDPEREAQWLLQGHAQCPDDEGLAEVAASALYACGAQDEARALLWQFVRAHVQEDGPAAYTLMRWLAEQGDDEGLRQLADVYRSSVPVFAHWCDVQRARRVSDWPALEQAATQLLALSPGSHGARGTLARMYMETGRFSEAQACYAQLVELQEDPNAAHWDHMSAASAARDWDAVRRSAAAIGMELSSQDGVVEEPWGWVIIRSEEQGEPMEYYARRTGPVTARIVENAPANRAQQVGDWVVFDAALVHPAPEEEEARQHFIPTYAQVHVLERGGFARSWLIDGAHPGEAAWDALVEAAQAQGWQIWGHSRADYTVTDPDAEEGTLPGLLFTVAQPQDHAPLALHRFLQQHTAQWQHPQCWLRLAEACDQERQPHLDVIERYGL; from the coding sequence ATGGAAATCTGGAACTGGGTTGAAAAACTGCAGGAAGACCTGCGCCAGGCCGGGCAGGCGCAGAACGCGCACCTGCTGACCCGCCTGGCCGACGAGGTGAGCGAACTGCAGGTGGACCGCGTGGATGCGCTGCTGCCCGAGGCGCGTGCGCTGGGCAAGGCGCTGGACAACCCCTGGGTGGATGTCTACGTGGGCCACTGGGCGCTGCGCAACCGCGTGGGCAACCGCGTGGAAGGCGAGAGCGCGCTGGGCGAAGCGGTGGCGCTGTTCGAGCGCGCCCACCGTGCCGACACCCTGGACTGCCCGCAGTCGATCTGCGTGACCCAGGATCTGGCCGCCTGCTACGGCAACATCGACGGCCCGGGCTGGGTGCCCGAGCGCATTGAAGTGTGCGATGAAACGCTGGCCCGCATCGATCCCAGCTGGGCGTGCTTCCAGTGCCTGAGCTGCGAAAAAGCCGATGCGCTGCTGGACGATGGCCGCGGCCAGGACGCGCTGGATTACCTGCAGGCGCAGGCCGATGCGATCAAGGCGCGCGGCAAGGAAGTGTTCGACAGCTTCCCGGAAATGCAGATCAAGGTGCTGCTGGCCACCGGCCGTGCCGACGAAGCGCTGGTGCTGATCGAGCAGCGCGAGGCCGAAGTGGCCGCCGCTGGCGAGTACGAACCGGCCAACTGCACCGTGCCGCGCCGCCTGTCGCGTGCCTGGGCGCTGGCGCAGCTGGGCCGCGACGAAGAAGCGTTGCAGCAGCTGGTGCCGTGGAGCGAGCTGACCCCCAATACCTGGCGCATGTGGGCCAACACGGTGGCGATCCTGTGCCAGCGTGATCCGGCGCGCAACACCTGGGATCTGGGCACGCGCTTCAACACCATCATCGAACACTTCGCGCGCGTGGGCGCGCACCGGCTGGTGATTGAAATGGCCGCCCTGAGCCTGGAGCTGGCGCTGCAGCGTGGCGCGCGCTGGGTTGCGCAGCGGCAGCTGCGGCTGGCCCGCACGCACCTGGCACAGCTGCGCCAGGACCGCGGTGCCGCCGAACAGGTGGCCGCGCTGGCCGCGCGCATCGATGCACTGCCCGAGGCCGCGCCGCTGCCGGTGGCCGCCGCCGAACTGCTGCCGTGGCTGGAAGCGCAGGGCCAGCAGAACCAGTCGCGCGACCCCGAGCGCGAGGCGCAGTGGTTGCTGCAGGGCCACGCGCAGTGCCCCGACGATGAAGGGCTGGCCGAAGTGGCCGCCTCGGCGCTGTACGCCTGCGGTGCGCAGGACGAAGCGCGCGCGCTGCTGTGGCAGTTCGTGCGCGCGCATGTGCAGGAAGACGGCCCGGCCGCCTACACGCTGATGCGCTGGCTGGCCGAGCAGGGCGATGACGAGGGCCTGCGCCAGCTGGCCGATGTATACCGCAGCAGCGTGCCGGTGTTCGCGCACTGGTGCGACGTGCAGCGGGCGCGCCGGGTGTCCGACTGGCCGGCGCTGGAACAGGCGGCCACGCAGCTGCTGGCACTGTCGCCGGGTTCGCACGGTGCGCGTGGCACGTTGGCCCGCATGTACATGGAAACCGGCCGCTTCAGCGAGGCGCAGGCCTGCTACGCGCAGCTGGTGGAGCTGCAGGAGGACCCCAACGCCGCGCATTGGGACCACATGAGCGCCGCCAGCGCCGCGCGCGACTGGGACGCCGTGCGCCGTTCGGCCGCGGCCATCGGCATGGAACTGTCCAGCCAGGACGGCGTGGTGGAAGAGCCGTGGGGCTGGGTGATCATCCGCAGCGAAGAGCAGGGTGAGCCGATGGAGTACTACGCGCGCCGCACCGGCCCGGTAACCGCGCGTATCGTGGAAAACGCACCGGCCAACCGTGCCCAGCAGGTGGGCGACTGGGTGGTGTTCGATGCCGCGCTGGTGCACCCGGCGCCGGAAGAGGAAGAGGCGCGCCAGCACTTCATTCCCACCTATGCGCAGGTGCACGTGCTGGAGCGCGGCGGCTTCGCGCGCAGCTGGCTGATTGATGGCGCGCACCCCGGCGAAGCCGCGTGGGATGCGCTGGTGGAAGCGGCGCAGGCGCAGGGCTGGCAGATCTGGGGGCACAGCCGTGCCGACTACACCGTGACCGACCCGGACGCGGAAGAGGGCACGCTGCCGGGGCTGCTGTTCACCGTGGCCCAGCCGCAGGACCACGCGCCGCTGGCGCTGCATCGGTTCCTGCAGCAGCACACCGCGCAGTGGCAGCACCCGCAGTGCTGGCTGCGCCTGGCCGAAGCCTGCGACCAGGAACGCCAGCCGCACCTGGATGTGATCGAGCGGTACGGGTTGTAA